A region from the Dendropsophus ebraccatus isolate aDenEbr1 chromosome 1, aDenEbr1.pat, whole genome shotgun sequence genome encodes:
- the LOC138785398 gene encoding olfactory receptor 11A1-like: MCFENETRVTQIRMIGFQSLHKYKSLLFVVFLLAYLFIIGGNLLIILIVTIFDHLKIPMYFFLKHLSIADILGTTSVVPMMLDIIFVEEVILPLWGCLIQLYVIAIIAVSQCFIIAVMSYDRYLAICQPLRYSSLMGPHLCLQLVIWSWLFSSMFMLSEFFVAIQLNFCGSNSIDHFFCDFGPTIALATSDTSSLFLQDLIISSFTSWFPFSFIIVTYICIFYTILIISSTHSRKKTFSTCSSHLITVCMFFGAEITIYASPSYENTSIIKKYISLLFVIVTPFMNPIVYSLRNHEIKRAIQKIISRCI; the protein is encoded by the coding sequence ATGTGCTTCGAGAATGAGACTCGGGTCACTCAGATACGCATGATCGGATTCCAGAGTCTCCACAAATACAAGTCTCTTCTATTTGTTGTGTTCCTCCTGGCTTACCTCTTCATAATAGGTGGGAACCTTCTTATTATCCTCATAGTCACCATTTTCGATCACCTCAAAATCCCAATGTATTTCTTCCTCAAACACTTGTCCATAGCCGACATTCTTGGAACCACCTCTGTCGTCCCCATGATGTTGGACATAATATTTGTAGAGGAGGTTATTTTGCCACTTTGGGGTTGTTTAATACAACTTTATGTAATTGCAATAATTGCTGTTTCTCAATGTTTTATCATTGCCGTCATGTCCTATGATCGATATTTGGCCATTTGCCAACCTTTACGTTATTCTTCATTGATGGGTCCACATCTTTGTCTCCAGCTTGTTATTTGGTCATGGCTGTTTTCCAGTATGTTCATGTTAAGTGAGTTCTTTGTTGCTATTCAACTAAACTTCTGTGGTTCAAATTCCATTGACCACTTCTTCTGTGACTTTGGTCCTACCATTGCATTGGCCACATCAGACACATCCAGTCTCTTTTTACAAGACCTTATTATTTCCAGTTTTACCTCATGGTTCCCATTTTCTTTTATCATTGTGACCTACATTTGTATTTTCTACACCATCCTTATAATTTCTTCAACTCACAGTAGAAAAAAAACCTTCTCCACATGTTCCTCTCACCTGATCACTGTGTGTATGTTTTTTGGGGCTGAAATCACAATCTATGCAAGTCCGTCATATGAAAAcacatccattataaaaaaatacatttctctGTTGTTCGTAATAGTGACTCCATTTATGAATCCCATAGTCTACAGCCTTAGGAACCACGAGATCAAGAGAGCCATCCAAAAAATTATCAGTCGTTGTATATGA